The following are encoded together in the Scytonema millei VB511283 genome:
- a CDS encoding methyltransferase domain-containing protein: MSILRQAKELAKLALPKPLVNQIQSWLALISVTRRKGFSFYLNSPDRFVLEDTIIPYIVKCNEFHKILFVGSDWYTKPYNRYFQNKEYWTIEINPNRKKFGSKRHVVDSLLNLSQHFAPGYFDLIVYNGVFGHGIDSREATEISFQQCFQCLRPGGMLVFGWNDVTRHKPFPVIEECQNLRQFKPVVFSPLATSQYLVTESSDRHVFNFYQKPVPMVVEMHYDTPLQSII, encoded by the coding sequence ATGAGTATTCTCAGGCAGGCTAAGGAACTTGCTAAACTAGCTCTTCCCAAACCCTTAGTGAATCAAATTCAAAGCTGGTTAGCTCTAATATCTGTCACCAGAAGGAAGGGTTTCAGCTTCTATCTAAATTCTCCCGATCGCTTCGTATTAGAAGATACAATTATTCCTTACATCGTCAAGTGTAATGAATTTCACAAAATCCTATTTGTTGGTAGCGACTGGTACACTAAACCGTACAATCGCTATTTCCAAAACAAAGAGTACTGGACGATTGAAATTAATCCGAACAGAAAAAAGTTCGGTTCTAAACGACACGTTGTTGACTCGCTATTAAACTTAAGCCAGCATTTTGCTCCTGGGTACTTTGACTTAATAGTTTATAACGGTGTCTTCGGACATGGTATTGATAGTAGAGAAGCAACTGAGATCTCGTTTCAACAATGTTTTCAATGCTTGCGTCCAGGTGGAATGTTAGTGTTTGGCTGGAATGATGTCACCAGACACAAACCTTTCCCTGTCATTGAAGAATGTCAAAACTTGCGACAGTTTAAACCCGTTGTTTTCAGTCCCCTCGCTACTAGTCAGTATCTCGTCACCGAGAGTAGCGATCGCCATGTATTCAACTTTTATCAGAAGCCTGTACCTATGGTTGTAGAGATGCATTACGATACACCCCTACAATCTATCATCTAA
- a CDS encoding metal ABC transporter permease — protein sequence MSNLLIEPLSFEFMRLALVTAILLGVLCSIVGTYLIVQRMGLLGDVIAHAVLPGLAIAFFLGIDIFVGAFISGTLSTFVISWIQSQSRIKVDVAMALVFSGFLALGITLITVLKSKLDLHQFLFGDILGVTTTDVWRTLAIAVIILLLVKLFYKELLFYTFDPLGAQAVGLPVTLIHLGLTAAITLTIIVSMQAVGIVLVVSLLIGPGATAYLLVKELYQMMIFGAIIGIFSSVTGMYFSYYFNIPSGAAIVLVVSGLFVLALLFSPSQGILTQPAVANRSLSILRQFKQSKKRI from the coding sequence ATGTCCAATTTATTAATCGAACCACTAAGTTTTGAATTTATGCGTTTAGCGCTAGTAACAGCAATTTTACTAGGCGTGCTTTGCTCGATTGTCGGTACTTATTTAATCGTGCAACGCATGGGGTTATTAGGAGATGTTATCGCCCATGCAGTCTTACCAGGACTAGCGATCGCCTTTTTTCTAGGAATTGATATATTTGTCGGTGCATTTATTTCCGGTACGCTCAGTACGTTTGTCATCTCTTGGATTCAGTCTCAGTCTCGAATCAAAGTTGATGTAGCAATGGCGTTAGTTTTTTCGGGCTTTTTAGCATTAGGAATTACCCTAATTACCGTACTCAAAAGTAAACTAGACCTACATCAGTTTCTTTTTGGCGATATTTTAGGAGTCACAACAACTGATGTCTGGAGAACCTTAGCGATCGCCGTTATTATATTACTGTTAGTGAAGCTATTTTACAAGGAACTATTATTTTATACTTTCGATCCTTTGGGCGCTCAAGCTGTCGGTCTACCAGTCACTTTAATTCACTTAGGCTTAACGGCTGCTATTACCTTGACAATTATTGTAAGTATGCAAGCAGTAGGTATAGTGTTAGTTGTTTCGCTCTTAATTGGACCTGGAGCTACAGCTTACTTACTCGTAAAAGAATTGTATCAAATGATGATTTTTGGAGCAATTATTGGGATTTTTAGTAGCGTCACTGGAATGTATTTTAGCTACTATTTCAATATTCCTTCTGGTGCGGCGATTGTCTTAGTAGTTTCAGGATTATTTGTATTAGCGCTATTATTCAGCCCATCCCAAGGTATTTTAACCCAGCCAGCAGTAGCAAATCGTTCTCTTTCAATCTTACGTCAATTCAAACAATCGAAAAAACGAATTTAA
- a CDS encoding metal ABC transporter solute-binding protein, Zn/Mn family, with protein sequence MLKLSVKSITTVAMALGIAGLNFKGDEAIAQKNNLPLVVATNSVTCGLTQEIAANTIDLKCLIEPGADPHLYQPKPEDSKAIEQAQLILYGGYNFESGLIKLIEATSNLAPKVAVHEIGVPKPQQLEEDGQTVTDPHVWHNAQNGIRIANAIADSLSKAFPNHAAKYTSNTKQLTGELKQIDTWIKSQIQTIPPGQRKLVTTHDAMGYYANAYKIPIEGALQGISTEERPTAARVAELVKDIRKSGVPTIFAEKTVNPQLIEAVAREANVKVADRELYADSLGEPGTDGDTYPKMLVANTRTIVEGLGGNYAAFESKSMP encoded by the coding sequence ATGTTAAAGTTGTCTGTCAAATCCATAACTACCGTTGCGATGGCACTTGGTATAGCTGGATTGAATTTCAAAGGGGATGAGGCGATCGCGCAGAAAAATAACTTACCACTTGTCGTTGCAACTAACAGCGTTACCTGCGGATTAACTCAAGAAATCGCGGCAAACACCATAGACTTAAAATGTTTAATCGAGCCTGGTGCTGACCCTCACTTATATCAACCAAAACCAGAAGATAGCAAAGCGATCGAGCAAGCGCAATTAATTTTGTATGGTGGTTACAACTTTGAGTCTGGTTTAATTAAACTGATCGAAGCCACCTCTAACCTCGCGCCTAAAGTAGCAGTGCATGAGATTGGCGTTCCCAAACCCCAACAACTTGAGGAAGACGGACAAACCGTTACCGATCCGCACGTCTGGCATAATGCCCAAAACGGTATTCGCATCGCTAATGCGATCGCTGACTCCTTGTCAAAAGCATTTCCGAATCACGCCGCAAAGTATACCAGCAATACCAAACAACTGACGGGCGAACTCAAACAGATCGATACTTGGATTAAATCTCAGATTCAGACAATTCCACCTGGACAGCGTAAATTAGTCACCACCCACGATGCAATGGGTTACTATGCAAATGCTTATAAAATTCCAATTGAAGGAGCCTTACAAGGAATTAGCACGGAAGAAAGACCTACAGCCGCTAGGGTAGCAGAACTCGTCAAAGATATTAGAAAGTCTGGCGTTCCGACAATATTTGCTGAAAAGACAGTCAACCCGCAACTGATTGAAGCTGTAGCAAGGGAAGCAAACGTCAAAGTTGCAGACAGAGAACTCTATGCTGATAGTTTAGGAGAACCAGGCACAGACGGCGATACTTACCCAAAAATGCTAGTAGCCAATACCCGCACAATTGTCGAGGGGTTGGGAGGGAATTATGCTGCATTTGAGTCTAAGTCTATGCCGTAA
- a CDS encoding metal ABC transporter ATP-binding protein: protein MLEVQHLTVSYRGVSAVEDVSFRLQPGQLVGAIGPNGAGKSTMVKAMLGLVPAASGVVKYCDRALKQQLDAVAYVPQRTQIDWDYPVTVWNVVMMARTRQTGWWREPNRQSKQIVATAIDRVGMWELRHRQIGELSGGQQQRVFLARSLAQEAELFFFDEPFVGIDKKTETIMFDVFSELKSQGKTLLVITHDLATTLIKCDRLLLLNRQLIANGSLKEVATTANIQRAYGDSVLLLRH from the coding sequence ATGTTAGAAGTCCAACATTTAACCGTCAGCTATCGAGGTGTATCTGCTGTTGAAGATGTCAGTTTTCGGCTGCAACCAGGACAACTCGTTGGCGCGATCGGTCCTAATGGTGCGGGGAAAAGCACGATGGTTAAGGCAATGTTGGGTTTAGTACCAGCTGCAAGTGGAGTGGTAAAGTATTGCGATCGCGCTTTGAAACAGCAATTAGATGCAGTAGCATATGTTCCCCAACGCACGCAAATTGACTGGGATTATCCCGTGACCGTATGGAACGTTGTCATGATGGCGCGGACGAGACAGACGGGATGGTGGCGCGAACCCAATCGTCAATCCAAACAAATTGTCGCCACCGCTATAGATCGAGTTGGGATGTGGGAACTGCGTCACAGACAAATTGGCGAGTTATCCGGCGGACAACAGCAGCGAGTATTCTTAGCGCGATCGCTAGCACAGGAAGCAGAATTATTCTTTTTTGACGAGCCATTTGTTGGCATCGACAAGAAAACCGAAACAATTATGTTTGATGTATTTTCCGAATTAAAATCGCAAGGTAAAACGCTATTAGTCATTACTCACGATCTCGCCACAACATTAATCAAATGCGATCGACTCTTATTATTAAATCGTCAGTTAATCGCCAACGGTTCACTCAAAGAAGTCGCGACAACAGCCAACATTCAACGCGCCTACGGAGATAGCGTATTATTGTTACGTCATTAG
- a CDS encoding diguanylate cyclase domain-containing protein: MKALTTGLILIVDDNPTNLSVLSHTLKSAGFNIRVAMDGESAIELVKCEPPDLILLDVQMEALDGFETCSRLKANPDTQKIPIIFITALADPQAKIKGFAIGAVDYITKPFYAAEVIARASVHLQLSFLTRQVTEQAIALQKANQELQNLIHIDSLTQIANRRQFDTCIEREWRRLAREQAPLALILCDVDYFKKYNDCYGHIAGDICLQNIAKALMRAVSRPADLVARYGGEEFGIILPNTNTEGAIRVAERIQAEIQQLQILHSQSEVSAYVTVSLGISSQIPHREISTEKSIAAADRALYCAKQQGRNTYCICDRL; encoded by the coding sequence ATGAAAGCTCTAACTACTGGACTGATATTAATTGTGGATGACAACCCCACAAACTTGTCAGTTCTATCGCATACGCTAAAAAGCGCTGGATTTAACATTAGAGTTGCGATGGATGGCGAAAGCGCGATCGAGCTAGTAAAGTGCGAACCACCCGATCTCATATTATTAGATGTTCAGATGGAAGCACTGGATGGATTTGAAACCTGTAGTAGACTCAAAGCAAATCCAGACACGCAAAAAATCCCCATTATTTTTATCACTGCCTTAGCCGATCCGCAGGCTAAAATTAAAGGCTTTGCTATCGGAGCAGTAGACTATATTACAAAACCATTTTACGCAGCAGAAGTTATCGCTAGAGCGTCAGTACATTTACAATTGAGCTTTTTGACACGCCAGGTAACGGAACAAGCGATCGCGCTGCAAAAAGCAAATCAGGAATTACAAAACCTCATCCATATAGATAGTTTGACCCAAATTGCTAATCGTCGCCAATTTGATACTTGTATCGAGAGAGAGTGGCGACGGCTAGCACGGGAGCAAGCACCGCTAGCTTTAATTTTGTGTGATGTTGATTACTTTAAAAAATACAACGATTGCTACGGTCATATCGCTGGAGATATTTGTTTACAAAACATTGCCAAGGCGTTGATGCGTGCTGTGTCACGTCCGGCAGATTTAGTCGCAAGATATGGTGGTGAAGAATTCGGAATTATTTTGCCAAATACCAATACTGAAGGTGCAATTCGAGTCGCCGAACGCATTCAAGCAGAGATACAACAGCTTCAGATTCTTCATTCTCAGTCTGAGGTGAGTGCATACGTCACTGTGTCTTTAGGAATTAGCAGTCAAATTCCGCATCGGGAAATATCTACTGAAAAATCGATCGCTGCTGCCGATCGCGCTCTCTATTGTGCCAAACAGCAAGGACGTAATACTTATTGTATTTGCGATCGCCTCTAG
- a CDS encoding hybrid sensor histidine kinase/response regulator: MTTNSKKLPLRLILVVPFVLQIFAAVGLVGYFSFRNSQQAINDLAYQLMTKASHLVNRHLDTYLATPHQINQINADAVELGHLNLQNYPKLGHYFWKQLQVFNVGYISYATVKGEFAAAGYYKNPKEAVIDEVSSATKGKDYIYATDSRGNRTKLIKILPGYDPRSESVFQDTARTGKPTWSQVYAWDEDPDILSVAAGYPIYNKNKALLGVISVDLRLTQIGDFLRRIHVSQSGKILIVERNGLVVGSSSSEPPYKIMHGKAQRLNFLNSRDRLIQSTARYLQTKFDSLKQIQHSQQLEYTLGGNRQFVQVTPWRDRYGLDWLVVVVVPEADFMAQINANTRTTILLCLGALAIATAIGIYTSRWITQPILKLSRASQEIAAGNLEQTVTVKGIQELDILTKSFHQMAGQLRESFAALEKTNQALEQRVSERTLQLQLAKEAADTANQAKSEFLANMSHELRTPLNGILGYAQILQRSSRMAEQEHKGLNIIAQCGNHLLTLINDILDLSKIEARKMELYPIEFHFPAFLQGVVEIFSVRAEQKKIAFIYSLEGEIPTGICADEKRLRQVLINLLGNAIKFTEYGEVKFIVKSRKLENINYQVRFQIEDTGVGMTTEQLTKIFLPFEQVGDNKYQAQGSGLGLAITQKIVSLMKSNIQVSSQIGKGSIFWFDLELTETTRWLDIARLRSQGKIVGFHGNKQRILVVDDRWENRSVIVSLLEPLGFEIVEAENGREGLEKADKFYPDLIITDLLMPLMNGFEMLQRIRASEQLSGIIAIASSASVFETNQYRSLTAGADEFLPKPVQAEILLEMLRSHLNLTWIYEQQENQIVSSIQNYAIQHHQIGLPPEEILTQLYELVKKGDLDKILTVAYQLERLNGKYLYFAQEIIQLTESFQVKKLRQILQKYIEN, translated from the coding sequence GTGACTACCAATTCTAAAAAGCTACCACTGCGCCTGATTCTAGTCGTGCCGTTCGTGCTACAAATCTTCGCCGCAGTGGGACTAGTAGGGTATTTTTCCTTCCGAAATAGTCAGCAGGCGATAAATGACCTAGCTTACCAATTAATGACTAAAGCGAGTCATTTAGTCAATCGACACCTCGATACTTATCTAGCTACTCCACATCAAATTAATCAAATCAATGCCGATGCGGTGGAATTAGGACATTTGAACTTGCAAAACTATCCTAAACTAGGACATTACTTCTGGAAGCAGTTGCAGGTATTTAATGTTGGCTATATTTCTTACGCAACAGTAAAAGGTGAATTTGCCGCAGCTGGCTATTACAAAAATCCCAAAGAGGCTGTAATTGATGAAGTCTCTTCAGCTACCAAAGGAAAAGATTATATATACGCTACAGATAGTCGTGGCAATCGTACTAAGTTAATTAAGATCTTGCCAGGTTACGATCCGCGATCGGAGTCTGTTTTTCAAGATACAGCGCGAACAGGTAAACCGACTTGGAGCCAGGTTTACGCTTGGGATGAAGATCCAGACATTTTATCAGTTGCAGCTGGCTATCCAATTTATAACAAGAATAAAGCACTGCTGGGAGTTATTAGCGTCGATCTGCGACTGACACAGATTGGTGATTTCTTGCGCCGCATACATGTGAGCCAGTCGGGAAAAATTTTGATTGTCGAACGGAATGGATTAGTCGTAGGAAGTTCGAGTTCTGAACCGCCATATAAAATTATGCATGGCAAAGCGCAGCGGCTAAATTTTCTCAACAGTCGCGATCGCTTAATTCAATCTACAGCACGATATTTACAAACTAAGTTTGACAGCCTAAAACAGATTCAACACAGCCAACAGCTAGAGTATACGCTAGGAGGAAATCGCCAGTTCGTCCAAGTAACACCGTGGCGAGATAGATATGGTTTGGATTGGTTAGTGGTTGTCGTTGTGCCTGAAGCTGATTTCATGGCACAAATTAACGCCAATACTCGTACTACAATATTGCTCTGTTTAGGAGCATTAGCGATCGCTACAGCAATTGGTATTTATACTTCTCGTTGGATTACTCAACCAATTTTAAAATTGAGTCGAGCCAGTCAGGAAATTGCTGCTGGAAATTTAGAGCAAACAGTCACAGTTAAAGGTATTCAAGAACTCGATATTTTAACTAAGTCCTTCCACCAAATGGCAGGACAATTGCGAGAATCTTTTGCAGCTTTAGAAAAGACAAATCAAGCATTAGAACAGCGCGTGAGCGAACGTACTCTACAACTGCAATTAGCAAAAGAAGCTGCTGATACTGCGAATCAAGCTAAAAGCGAATTTCTCGCTAATATGAGCCATGAACTGCGGACTCCGTTAAATGGTATTTTGGGTTACGCTCAAATTCTCCAACGTTCTTCAAGAATGGCAGAGCAAGAACATAAAGGACTTAACATTATTGCTCAGTGTGGCAATCATCTCCTCACCCTGATTAATGATATTCTCGATCTTTCAAAAATTGAAGCGCGGAAAATGGAACTTTATCCTATAGAATTTCATTTTCCTGCTTTTCTGCAAGGAGTAGTCGAAATTTTTAGCGTTCGTGCTGAGCAAAAGAAAATTGCTTTTATTTATAGTTTGGAAGGGGAAATACCTACTGGAATTTGTGCTGATGAGAAGCGTTTGCGACAGGTATTAATTAACTTGCTCGGTAATGCAATTAAATTTACAGAGTACGGTGAGGTTAAATTTATCGTTAAAAGCCGAAAACTCGAAAATATAAATTATCAGGTAAGGTTTCAAATCGAGGATACTGGTGTAGGCATGACAACCGAACAATTAACCAAGATTTTTTTACCCTTCGAGCAAGTGGGAGATAATAAATATCAAGCGCAGGGAAGTGGTTTAGGACTGGCAATTACTCAGAAAATTGTTTCGTTAATGAAGAGTAATATTCAGGTATCTAGTCAAATAGGAAAAGGTAGTATTTTTTGGTTCGATCTAGAATTGACTGAAACTACAAGATGGTTGGACATAGCTAGGCTGAGGTCTCAAGGTAAGATTGTTGGTTTTCATGGTAACAAACAGAGAATTTTGGTAGTTGACGATCGCTGGGAAAATCGTTCTGTTATAGTTAGTCTTTTAGAGCCACTTGGATTTGAAATAGTAGAAGCTGAAAACGGTCGAGAAGGTTTAGAGAAAGCGGACAAATTTTATCCCGATCTCATTATTACTGACTTACTAATGCCATTGATGAATGGCTTTGAAATGTTACAGAGAATTCGCGCCTCAGAGCAACTTTCTGGAATTATCGCGATCGCCTCTTCTGCTAGTGTATTTGAAACCAATCAATATCGTAGTTTAACTGCTGGAGCTGATGAATTTTTACCCAAACCAGTACAAGCAGAAATTTTATTAGAAATGTTACGCTCGCATTTAAATTTAACCTGGATTTACGAACAACAAGAAAATCAAATAGTCTCATCAATTCAAAACTATGCTATCCAACATCATCAAATCGGGCTGCCTCCAGAAGAAATTTTGACTCAACTATACGAACTCGTTAAGAAAGGCGATCTCGATAAAATTTTAACTGTAGCCTATCAATTAGAAAGGTTAAATGGTAAATATCTATATTTTGCTCAAGAAATCATTCAGCTAACCGAAAGCTTTCAAGTTAAGAAACTACGACAAATACTGCAAAAATATATAGAAAATTGA
- a CDS encoding NAD(P)H-quinone oxidoreductase subunit 4 — MFPEQVPWLSIITLLPLVASLAIPLIPDSQGRVVRWYALGVGITDFCIILYAFWQNFNLQNSTYQLVESYAWIPQIGLNWSVAVDGLSMPLVLLAGFITTMATLAAWNVTNKPRLFYFLILVMYSAQIGVFVAQDILMFFLMWEIELVPVYLLISIWGGQKRRYAATKFILYTAAASIFILISGLAMAFYGDTVTFDLTALGLKHYPKVLAMLAYAGFFIAFAVKLPVFPLHTWLPDAHSEASAPISMILAGVLLKMGGYALIRFNIELLPDAHVYFAPVLAILGVVNIIYGAFAAFGQGNLKRRLAYSSIAHMGFVLIGIASYTDLGIGGAVLQMVSHGAIAACLFFLSGVAYDRTHTLMMEKMGGMAKAMPKVFALFTAASMASLALPGMSGFVGELTIFLGITTSDAYSSAFKTVVVFLAAVGLILTPIYLLSMLRQVFYGKADRELAFESYLGDARPREVAIAMCLLVPIVGIGLYPKIATQTFDVKTVAVASQVRTALSTVVAQQPKTPLYSRLLAAPQLAVTQTSNLAE; from the coding sequence ATGTTTCCCGAACAAGTTCCTTGGCTAAGCATCATCACCCTACTACCGTTAGTAGCCAGCCTAGCCATTCCGTTGATTCCAGACTCTCAAGGCAGAGTTGTTCGCTGGTACGCTCTCGGAGTCGGAATCACAGATTTCTGTATCATACTCTATGCCTTTTGGCAAAATTTTAATTTACAAAACTCAACATATCAGCTCGTCGAAAGCTACGCTTGGATTCCCCAGATTGGTTTAAACTGGTCGGTTGCCGTTGACGGTTTATCCATGCCTCTAGTGTTGCTAGCAGGTTTTATCACCACGATGGCAACTTTGGCAGCGTGGAACGTGACAAACAAGCCACGCTTGTTCTACTTCCTAATCTTGGTCATGTACAGCGCCCAAATTGGCGTGTTTGTTGCCCAAGATATATTGATGTTCTTCTTAATGTGGGAAATCGAGCTAGTCCCTGTATACTTGCTGATCTCCATTTGGGGAGGACAAAAGCGGCGCTACGCTGCCACTAAGTTTATTCTTTATACTGCTGCTGCTTCTATATTTATTTTGATATCCGGTTTAGCAATGGCTTTCTACGGGGATACAGTCACATTCGATTTGACTGCCCTGGGGCTGAAACACTATCCTAAAGTCCTAGCGATGCTAGCCTATGCTGGATTTTTTATCGCCTTCGCTGTGAAATTGCCAGTATTCCCCCTGCACACTTGGCTGCCAGATGCGCACAGCGAAGCATCTGCCCCAATCTCAATGATTTTGGCTGGGGTATTGCTAAAGATGGGAGGTTATGCGCTTATTCGCTTTAATATTGAGTTGCTACCCGATGCCCACGTTTACTTTGCACCAGTCTTGGCAATATTGGGGGTAGTTAACATTATTTACGGTGCTTTTGCTGCCTTTGGTCAAGGGAATCTCAAGCGGCGACTCGCTTATTCTTCCATAGCTCACATGGGTTTTGTCCTGATTGGGATTGCTTCCTACACGGATTTAGGCATTGGCGGCGCGGTATTGCAAATGGTTTCCCACGGTGCGATCGCCGCTTGCTTATTCTTCCTATCAGGAGTAGCTTACGATCGCACCCATACTTTAATGATGGAAAAGATGGGGGGGATGGCGAAAGCAATGCCCAAAGTCTTTGCTTTATTTACCGCTGCTTCAATGGCTTCTCTAGCTTTACCCGGAATGAGCGGATTTGTGGGTGAGTTGACAATTTTCCTCGGCATCACCACCAGTGACGCTTACAGTTCTGCGTTCAAAACCGTCGTCGTGTTCCTCGCGGCTGTTGGTTTAATTCTGACTCCAATTTACTTGCTGTCCATGTTGCGGCAAGTCTTCTATGGGAAAGCAGATCGCGAACTGGCATTCGAGTCATATTTAGGCGATGCTAGACCGAGGGAAGTTGCGATCGCAATGTGTCTGCTAGTTCCCATCGTTGGCATTGGTTTGTATCCTAAAATTGCCACGCAAACTTTTGATGTCAAGACGGTAGCAGTCGCAAGCCAAGTACGTACCGCACTTTCTACCGTGGTCGCACAGCAGCCCAAGACTCCTCTATATTCTCGCCTGCTGGCTGCACCTCAGTTAGCCGTAACTCAAACATCGAATTTGGCTGAATAG